GGCTGATTTGGCTAGAATCGAAATACTTAGGGctaaattttaaatagccacttttttcctttttattttataaaaaatagtaaagtgatttctggaaacaaattaaaggtacaaaattaactaataatgtacaaatattaaattaaaaatacttgaatcaattttgtaattataaacgcaattaaatcttaaaataggcttaTATTGTAATTaagtgcaatttagctttaaaaataccaaataaatttataaaaatgtgcaaaaattacattagctctattttggtataaatgtgagaataaaataagttaatcaccaaaataataattcaaggaacaattattggtttttgtactgttaaaatagggcaataaaaatctttttaaaaattagaaaaaatactaaaacacttggacatacttatatatatgcatatacattctattttgaaagtattttgcatataaaaatatatagaaaaaaattgggtatcaacaaatgattggttcacttttgtatcttactgctagcagacctaATATTATTTTCAGTGTAGGTCTTTGTGCTCGATTTCAAGCAAATCCAAAGGAATACCACTTGACTGCTGccaagagaatattgagatacttgaaaggcaccactgacctttgcctttggtatccaaaaggtagtaattttaacctagtgggatatgctgacgctgattatgcaggtttccttatAGATAGGAAGAACACCTCATGTATGACATACTTTCTtagttcatgtcttgtgtcatagactactaaaaagtaaaattCAGTGGTCTTATCTACTACTGAGGCTGAGTGTGTTGTTGTTGCTTCATGTTGTGCTTAATTGCTGTGTATCAAACAGTAATTGATGGATTTTGAATTAAtgttggttgcatccctattttttgtgataagaCTAGTGCCattagtatgacaaagaacccggTTCATCATAATAGAACTAAGtacatagatgttaggcaccatttTTTGAgtgacaactatgagaaaggcttgatTACTGTAGAGTTTTGTACTACTGTTAAGCAGATTGCTAACATCTTTACAAAAGCACCGAGTAGAGAGCactttgaaaggaacatgttagaattatggatgattaagatcacctaatggaACCAATGCAcaattgaaaaatgaaaaaaaaattggttaTAAAATCTGGAACTTGTCTAAATAACTAGATTATTTTTTGCTCAGTATCATACTGTAAAAAGTATACTCCTGTGCAATGTGTTAATATGATTCACTCGTCTCTAAtaaaattttctctattttggcaaattgaGATATGATCAAAAGGATTatcagtgaagaacctggttcatctgaataacgaggtatgttttctacactctCCATACTTtgaaatattaatatttaaatcACGAGTAGAGTCttacccaagtccaaaatcttcAAAAGCCTATCCAATTAAGTTTGAACTAGTTCTATTTTCAACAAGAATCCTCACCGTGTTAAAATACCTAGATTCTAGGAAGCCTAACCGACTATTCAAACTGAAATTTTAGGATGATTAAACTTCTATTTGACTGCTAAAAGCTGTTGTTGTGTATTAATTGCCCTCCTTCTTTAAATTCCTCATCATCATCCCTGTTACTCACTCATGATTTCTGATAACCGTCAaacctttctcttttctcttcacCTTCAAAATTAAATCAAGTCATCCCCTCCCTTACAGAATCAAGAATAATGACTAACCCTCAAGATAATCCTAGTACACCTCCTCCACCTACCCCTTCCTCTTCTTCCACTACTCCTCAACCTAGCACTTCCCCTCTACATAGGAGAAGGCGAgtaaaaatgcttgctcgaaaaacTGTGGCTACAGGTGTGCTTTCAAAGAAATTAAACGCATAGTTACAGGCTAGTCAAGCCCAAGAACCCTAAAATTTTAACGACTCTTTCAAGTCTACAACTAAGGGGGAAGGAACTAGGTCTTCCAATTCTGAGCAGGTAACATCTGTGCAAAACCCTTCTACTGAGGTCATCTCTGATTTGGTCGAAGATTTAGAAATTAGATTTATATTGGTTGGGTCTGTGGTGGATGTGAAAATGCTTAAGACAAAAAGgagataaagaaaaaataaaatagaaaaagaaaaggagagtgaGTGAGTACGGGGTGATGAGaggggaaaaaagaaagaagtggCTGATTCTTCACCCACCTCTGAAACTGTTAAAATGGCTATCTATGGAGTTGAGCCAGAAAAGGTGGAAGAAATTAGCAAGAACGCATGGGGAAGTGGATTGGGAGAAGCCGCTGAAGGGCTAGTGAATCTTGGAAATCAagcagatgaacctggttcatctattgaGGAAACACTGGCTGATCAATTGAAAATGATAGGTGACAGTTATAAAACCAAAAAGACAAGAACCCCTAAATCAACGACCCCTGGCACATCTAGATCaaacaagaaaaggaaggcaGCTCTTTCTGAAACTTCTAAAATTCCTCTCCCAATAGGAAGAACTAAAAGGAGCAAGTTAAAGCAAAGTGATGAGGAGTTGTAGAGAGCTTTAgcggagaaaagaacaaaatagttaaaaaggggaaagaaaaagTGGTTGAGCCTGTTGAGTCTGTTGAAGTGGATGAGATGGACCCGGTCCATCAAGGTGAATAAGTAACTGTTGAGGTGGAGGTTCAGACCCCTAAGTCCAAGAAAGCCAAGACTTCCTCAAAGAAGTCTTCATCTGTTTCTAAGTCTGTTGAATCCTCTACCTTGGCTAAATGGACCAGTCTGCAGTAAAAGCCAAGCAAGTGAAAATTACTGAAGAATTAAAATGGAGTGATGAAGTGGAGGATGAGTCTGATAATAAAAAGGACAAGCTGGCCAAGTTTGGCAAACGAACTTTCTTTAAGGACAAACTCTTGAAGGACTTGGAGAAAGAAGGGATGGTTCTACTGCTTGAAAAGCTAGAGGTACAggggtggaaggacatggtccttcagttaGATGGAAGACTGGCAAGAAATGAGATGATTGAATTCATGACTAATGCTGAGGTAAAGGATGACAGTGTCACCAGCCTGGTGAAAGGGGTTCAATTTCCTTTGATGCAAATGAGCTGGGTGAAATCCTTGGATACCTTCTGAAGGTTATGATGATTATACAAGGCAGAAATGGCCAAGTCTGGACTCTCTTCCTACTGCCCTGGCCATAACTAGGAAATTCTATGTtaatgaagaagaaagtgagcCCAGGGCTATTTATAATAGTGAAATGAAGCCACCCCACAAGGTGTTGTTTGAATTCGTCAACAAATGCGTGTTGCCTAGGTAGGAAATAAAGCACATTGCCAACTACATGGATTTGGTTGTGATGGAATGTCTAAATAGTGGGCGACAGATCAACTAGCCTAGGTTTATAATAAAGCATCTAGATCgggttatcaatggctccaaggcctATGCCATTCCTTATGGTCTTATTCTCACTACTGTTCTTGCTCATTGTAAGGTGTCACTGAATAAGTGTGAGATGGCCACAAGCAAAGACCATTTTGGAATCAATACTCTTCTTGCTTGTGATTATGAGATCAATGCCATTcccaatgaacctggttcatctaaaaAGACACCTGTCAACAGCAAGGTCAAAGCCCCAGTGCAGGAGAGTAAGGcaaaggatgctgagatagcaAGGTTGAAGACTCGTTTGACTGAGGTAGAATttgagagagatgctctcagaatTGAGCTCACAAAGGAAagggagaagaatgatggaattcttcaagaCATACTACATCTTCTCCAAGCCAAAACCCAAGCCCCAAGTTCTTCCAAGCCTTACTTTCCTAGCCCTTGCCTAGACCTTTCATTGACCCAGATTCGGGATGTTTCTTTTTGTTGCTcatgttttaaatatttttgtttctttttgtggattgtggCAGAATCATATTCTCTATCAATGAAGTTTGCTGCTTTTGCTCTTATTGACTGTTTATAATTCCTTGATAGTTTGAATTAGTAGTTTATTattgatgattaatccatgaatgcatttgcagttgccccagtggcaaTAAGTAATGATACATCTCACATTTTTGTacattaaagtttcgtcgtaagttaatcgacgtaagctcggggatgagattatcttgaggttaacgtatttatgctatttataacaagcaataagtaagtgccatgaaggataaagaatacacaaattaaagaaaataagtttcgttgaaggttgtcgatttgggataaagtACGGTccgagcaataatacccgatatttatagactagtaccatacaaggtactatatgaccgTAATAGTATGatgatatataaagtatattaaaaatgagtagtattttaagtaatttgagataattcttaattatgtgggtaattggttaattattggataacgagacattacctaattaattaataaattagtgagtccatcatatatatatatatatatatatatatatatatatatatatatatatatatatatatatatatatatatatatatatatgcattagGTGATGAAATATCCATTATAATTACGTACTTAATATATATCAAGCGTCACTGAAAATGCTACACAAATTTAAGAAAATCAGGTTGACTATAAATGAGTTAGAAAATTAACGGAGTATTGCATGTCATATAACACGTCTTCAATATATGTAAACTCAAATATCAACTCAATctattcaaacaaaataatttttgataaatatatgtataaatttaaaaGTGGTAGACATTTAAACGAATATTAGTTATTGTTTCATATCTTTGTGTTGGCCCAAGAAAAAAGatagttttgaagaatgacaaaggAGCTCATAAATGAACTAAGTCCATCACTGGTAGACATAGACACATGCAGACTCAAGCATGTGAGATGCACATGCAAGGGATAAACGTATTCTGGCATAATGGATATTCCCTGATCGAAAAGATTGCATAaatgataaggagaaggactccttactcaaagagaacattATCCAAGATAAGGAAGGATTTAGCAGTTGAGATTAATTATAACTCTTctaccaaggaagagtagcactAGAACTCtaattatttcttcatctactaactctatatatgGCAGAATATTCTCATTTTATAGGTacgcacataagcagaagtaaaacgtgaattgagagcaaaatagcaaggcaattttgcaaacagttcgtgtgtgattcaagtgtgcaaacctgaagcatgaaccagatagaagaaccagttctaagtgtctgtcttttattctagttcaattgtagtaggtgttttcatattgtacctttcagctttatctagaggcaaCTGTAATAGGTACTCACAGTTTTCAAGTTAGaattaacttgaagttgtcgcaacagttagaggttgTTTGCCACAACGGAATTAAAgttagtcctaggtttataaaagtatttttgtaaatgcagtttttagctcagtgatttagtgaagagtttggaaaaatcctactaggaagtaggtcgtggttttttcaccttttgagccaggtattttccacgtaaaatacttgtgttctttagtTTCCACATTTACTATTTCTGCAATAATAGGTTAAGGAAcacttagaagaaccaggtccttccataatcagtttaagagAAAAATTGGTAACCACACAAATTACCCTTGGGTGGTATTGTAGTGTAAAACATCACTTTGGATTGAAGGAAGTAGCTACATTTCACGTTCAGAGATATATAAATGCTGGTCGTAACTTTTTAATACTTAAAATGCAGTAACTAAAATTATTCAATGGCACAGACTTGAGTAATCCGAGttaatttcacatttttatttaattaaatagCTTTATTTGCATAAATATGCCACGTAATTTGGTGTATACACGTAAGCTTTAGTCCTAACTCCTACAATAATGCAAAAAATTAAACTAGCATTTGACCTTTTTATGCATTTCTAGATTCTTGCAACAAATCTATCTTTCCGTAATAGGATATTAAACCAAgcaaaaacagaaacaaaaaatatatattgctCCAGCCATTTTGGGATTAGTATTTATCCGTGAGGAGAAGAGCAAAACATTATCTTTTCGTTGCAATTTTTTTCTACATAAAACATTAACATAAAGAGTGAATCAATAcaaataaattggttttaaatgATGGTGAACCCTATTTCCCCTAATAAATTAATATCTTTGAACGAGAGAGATATATTATAATGCTAGCAACTGGCTTAGCATATCTTGCCACATTCAAGACAGGCAACATGCGATGATTCTTGGCATGTCCAAGAATTATTTGAAAATCATGACAAAACTagaaaaaaacaaatatatatatatatatatatatttgatataattctctattttttatttattttaaggcacatcatcatcattattttgagaTCTAAAGCCTCAAGAGGATATGTCAAACAAACATACTTTATCCAATCCCCATGCCCCACCATAGCCTTATAGCACAGGACCTCCTCCTTAGCTCCCATTGATTTTGATTTCATTCAACACCACATCTACATCAACAACGATAATACTCATGTATTCCCGTGTATGCAAATTTTATTCTTACTTCATAAAAATACAAGTCATCTTTGATGGACACTCGGCTCAACAAAACATtacaaatttgaagaaaaaaaaacaattgtAAAAAAGTCATGTTGAAATTCAACTCCacatctacaacaacaacaataatatccGGTGTATTACTATAATATGGAATTTAAAAAAGATAGTGTGTATGCAGATTTTGCCCTTATCTCATGGAAGTAAATAAATTATTTCTGATAAATCTTcgactcaaaaaaaaaattctcatcagatttgaaaagaaaataattGTAAAAAAGCCATGCCGAAATTCTAACACCACATCCTGTTTTTCTTAAAATGGTAGTGTTCAATCTATTTGCatgtattttaattattttatcgTATAATTTTATCCATcagaatttaagaaaataattaaaaatagagAATTTTTTGTTTAGTCTGAAATTTGAATattgatttttaaattttttatccaCGTCATTTATCCTTAGGCCACGTTAGAATTCTCTCACCACCTTAAAGCAAAAAGTAAATAACCAAACCATAATCAATGGCCTCTCAATAAATCCACCCAACTCCCATTTTTTTCTCCTCTCTCTTTACAAATTGCCAAAGCACTCAATTTCTCTTTTCCCTCACTCTCAAAGCAATGTCTTTccatgttttcttcttctttactttaCTTTTCTTGAGCAATCTACCCAAATTACCCGCTCTTCCGGTTTTACCCGAACCCGACCCGGCTGAGGTGCATTCTCAAACATTCTTACCTTCTCCTTCACCTCCGGCCACAATTCCCGCTTTCCCGGAGCAGTCCAACGTCGCCGGTTGCCCTTTAGATCTCCCTGATGAACTCTACCACAGCATTAAGTCATCCTGTGGTTCCAGCAGTAATTCGGGTCAAGTACACCGGACCCGTTGTTGCCCGGTTCTAGCCGCGTGGCTCTACTCGGCTTACTCTGAAACCGCACTTCACAGAGCCGTAACGAAACTCCCGCAGTCGACGTCCGTTGATATGCCGGTGCTTCCAGATGACTCGGAGACGTGTGTAGACTCACTTGAAAAGGCTTTGGGAAACAGAGGCATTGAATTAGTGAAGCCAAATGAGACTTGTGATTTAGTTTATTGTTACTGTGGGATTAGGCTGCATCCGCTTAGCTGCCCAGAAGCATTCTCTGTGAATTCACAAGGGAAATTGGTAGGTGATAAAAGCGTGAAGAAATTGGAAAGAGATTGTTTGAGCAGTAATGGCTATACTGGTCTTGCTGGTTGCTCCAAGTGCTTGAACAGTCTTTATCTGGTACGTTAATAACGCCTTCTTCTTCTGAATGAGTAATATAAAATGTCGAGAATTTGATATGGAATATGAAAGATTGGGAAAGTTATCTACTTTGCTTTTTTAAATTAAGTTTACATGCGGGAAAATGGTGAATTATATAGTCTATAgataaagaaagaagagaaagtaTGAGCTTCGTGGGGTTTGGTTCGGTACAAATATCCTCCGGGCTAGGGCTACCGCGTACTTCCATATCCGGCAAAGTTGATGAAGATAACACATTGCATCTATAAACTATGACCAAAATTCATATTCCATGTCTGTTCAAATAACACCTCTTTTTGGTTTAACTAATCATCATCTCTTTTTCCCAATTACTCTTTCTTGCGACCTGCATATACTAGAAAGGTTGATCTGTAAAATAGTCTTATATCAGTGATATTGCTTTCAAGAAGAGCAGTTGCCATTGGTTTCATGTTTAATTCAGCTTTGGTACAACTTTTAAACTGAGTGCGCTCGTCCATTGAAGTGTCTACACTCTATACTAAGCTTGAACAAAGGTAATTACAATATTAGAGGGCTCAGAATCAATGCATATCAGTAAGAAAATATCACCACCTGTTTGTATATATAGGGTAGTCAAATTAAACTAGAGTAAATAAAGCATTGATCTCATACAGCAGGGAAAAATATATACTAGTATGTCTAGCGGTTTGTGTGTGGTTTTCTTCCTCTAAATTGCTTTCTTTGTTCCTTCTTattaaggaaaaaagaaaaaagaaaaaaaggattcAGAATTAGAAGGGGTCATTGGAAATCTAGGAGCCTCCTAAGACCTTTTAGTTTATTAGAAAAGCATTACAGAATATTCCTTAATTACAAC
This sequence is a window from Nicotiana sylvestris chromosome 3, ASM39365v2, whole genome shotgun sequence. Protein-coding genes within it:
- the LOC104240749 gene encoding uncharacterized GPI-anchored protein At4g28100, encoding MSFHVFFFFTLLFLSNLPKLPALPVLPEPDPAEVHSQTFLPSPSPPATIPAFPEQSNVAGCPLDLPDELYHSIKSSCGSSSNSGQVHRTRCCPVLAAWLYSAYSETALHRAVTKLPQSTSVDMPVLPDDSETCVDSLEKALGNRGIELVKPNETCDLVYCYCGIRLHPLSCPEAFSVNSQGKLVGDKSVKKLERDCLSSNGYTGLAGCSKCLNSLYLLSEGRVENRSRSEDRTRKMRSRDCQLMGLTWLLNKNRSGYIHTVSAVLRALMLSKSSSDPQSCTLNSDGMPFAVDSSEINDQSSAVVIQGSLYPYVLPFLLVYISFIALLSRY